The segment TTGGTTGGATTGGATGAAGACTCCGACGAAGACGAGTCTTGCTTCCTCTTCTTTTCTGCGGTTTCAGTCTTCTTCTTTGctgcatctctttttttttcacggcttctctcctcctcttcaccgccgcagctttcttcttctccgccacagctttcttcttctctgcCGCAGActcgttcttcttcttcttctccggtgCACCTTCCTTGTTTGTTTTTCCGGCGAAGCGAGTCTTAGGAGCCATAGTTTTTCAATGAGTGACACGAAATAGAGAAATAGATGAGATTCAAGGAACCAACTTCAAGATGATTGTTACAGAGTTTGATTAGTGAGGGGAGATTGAGGGAGATAGTGATTTGAGATTGTTGATTGTGTTTGGATTTGTGTTTCTTGGTTACgtcgaagaaaaaaaaattagggatTTAGGGGAAAACAGATAGGTCGGGTCGGGTTATTAGTAATTGGGTGGGTAGAGTGGTTGGGTTTGTAAATATGTTGAAATTTTAGGTTTTCTGGTATTTTCAGCTGAATttcgatttattattaattcattaaagaatTAGAAATAGAAGTGTCCTATTCCAGATTTTTGTGTGCCCATTTGGTCCATCTCAACATTTGGTCCTAACCTTTAAGAGTTTCAACAGAAAATTTTCTTGTTTCATTTAAGACCAATGaccaaaatactaaaatatacatattaacCTAATACAAATTGATATCTACACAATTTTATGGAAGGAGTATTTACATAATTAACATAACTGACTATATATGTAATCCTTCTTCAAGATGGTGTGTGAATAATAAACTAACTTTttgcaataaaaatatatatgtgaaaCTAACTTCGAAAAAAAAGGGTcaaattcatttatatttaaGGGTGGGTCTCGGCATTCGGGAGCCGTCGGATTCGGTTCAGTTGATCATTCGGAATTTTGGATTTTCAGTACTATGCTAATAAATTCCATTCGATCTTTACTAATTTTCGGATTGAGTTTAGTTCGATTCCTTCCAGATTCGGTTTCGATCGGATTATAACCAATGTCTGAAAtgcccaaaaatatttttttaaattgttttaaaaaattaacaaaaatacttaaaatatattaattattcaaaaaactaattaaactaGTTCAACACCTAAACTAactaaaaagtattcaaaataacaaataaaacaaactacaaaaatattttaaatactctaaaatatctaaattacatgtatatttatatgtatacattaatatatttaactaattttggatatttttggatCTTAGTTTGGATTTCGTTTCAGTTTGTGTTGTACCCGAACTCAACAGTACTAAGTTCTTAATTCTCGTTcgaatatttttgtataaagaTTCGGATGGTGTTTAGTTTTTCCGGTTCAAGTTAATATCAGGGCTATGGTTTGGGGGTAAAGAAGCTCATTCATGTTTAAGAGCCAATATTTTTATGTCTGAAAGCCTACGTTTAAAATACGAGGATGCGAAACAGCACCGGatccataaatattttaaccaaaaacataatattgtattatcaatggactatataatatatttatatattcaatatcaaattttatattaatatatatatatatatattaaataataagccaaattttatttttaaaagctaTATTATATTTGTTGTCATTCATCTTTTTGTCTACAAGAAAATAATtacattgttttaaaaaaactcAAAGTACAATTTAGTATTAAATAAATTGAATAAATTCAAcgaaaagattaaaaaaaattgaatgcaAGACAACTAAAATGCAGAGATAAAACAGCTATACAAATTTCGTTGGACAAtgttgtttataattttttttctttctcaaatgttgtttataatttttatttataaaaacttcaAGTACTGTATGTTGAAAAACAAATCTTCAAGTATGTAAGCTCTCAATAAGTTAACAAATAGAGCCGATAAGTAAATCAAAATCGATAATATTTTTACATGGAAAATAGTTGTTGATAtgatgaataattaaaaaaaatcatgaaataAAGCCTATTGAAAAGTATACACAAGAAACTAGCCAAATTAGAAAGAATTAAATAgacaaaacatattaaaaattagaaagagAGAAGTATTTGGAATcattattttgaatataatcCAAACTCTTTAATTTTATAGCAAATCATAGTTTGGAAGAAAGCTTTTGAAAAGACTGTATCGTCTTATGTATTTGAAACTAAACATCTAGAAATTAAGATGTTATTTTAGAAGATTTCTGtagaatcttatatattaagaTACTTGTATATATTTAGTCATGAAGTATTATACTTAAAGTGTTATTTGGGCAAGTTGCTAATCTTTTTTGATTATAAATGTGATTCATACTATAAGAAAGTCACAACACAAATTTTTACAATAAAAGCATGAATAACTCGGATTTATATGACAAAATTATACGACTGAATGCAAAAAGCTTTGGATTGAATTAAGTCCAAACAGACAAAAAATTATTGTCTATGTCAAAAGACATTTATGGACCAGAAGTCTAAAGATTCTAGATATTATAATAGAAATCAAAAGAGTTTATTCTGCAATGCTTAAATTTCAAAAGAAATATATGTGATtgaaatatatatcataataatatttattcgAGAGGAAGAAATGTGATAATGTGTgatttattctttttctttattatgGTTTTAGTTCCACTGAGTTTTTGCATGATAAAAGTTTGATGAGACAACAAAGAACACGCAAATGATAGACACACATAAGAGgaatataaaaatttcaaagATAAAAGGTCTATAACAGTTCTAAAGTGTTTGTGATCAAGGGAATTAAAAAATGTATCAAATCATAACAAGATTCATACACTGCAGAAGAATGGTGATGTTTGTGTCCTATATGTTTGTTCAATTGACAATTTAGCTGATTTATTCAACAAGGAGTTACCTGTTGCTATTTTTAAGAAGTTAGTTCATCTTATCGGATTATGTTGTCTCCAATATCTCGACATATGTACACATGAGGAGAAATTATTGAGTTTTCTTGGTAAGATTTTTAATCATCTAAAGTGTTTCAAATGTACTTTTGTATAATGAACAAAATTGTTATGAATATTGTGGTGATCCCATTATTAAAAGTTCTAGATATATGTGTTCCACGAGATTTACTTGTTCTCTAAGTTACACTTAATCACCAAACTAAACTTTTCTGTTGTGtttttatataaagaaaatattcaTGGACTAAGACACATAAATTCTTATTTCTCTCCTTTTTCTTCAAACATTTCCAAGTAAAACAAGTTTGGCTCTCAGCGACGACAGAAGAAATCGAAGGGAGCTTTTGGCTTCGAGTATTGCATTGAAAGCACTTTCATGGCTACAATGGCGTTAGCTGTCTCAGTGTAATGAATCCCATCCCAGCTTACGAACCGAGATCCTTTGTCACATACATTTGCGCCTCTATGTGCACATGTTATTTTCGCATTGTAGTTATAAGGACTCCCACCGTATCCACAACACGCCATTAAGGGTCTCTCAAAACCTGCATTACCATAACTAAAGTTAAGATTACAGCAATAAATTTCGGTCACTGATGGTAAGAAGAAATGAATAACTCTGCTTTACCGTATGCTTTGGAATTTGCAATGAGGCTGTATTTGATAGCGTATATGTCAATATAGATTATGGTGGCATCTCTCAGTTCAATCCTCAGTCTCTCACACATATGATCTAACATTTGGTTAAACAGTTTTGCTGCCGCGTTGTAACTGGCTAAGCAACCATGCTGATCAAGATCTTTGCTCTGAGCCATTGAAAGTTTCTGAGGTAGACAACCTAGTGGACCAGTGTTGTGGATCCAGAATCTCCTTCCTCCTTCATCATACAATCTCTACAGATCGCAAAACTGGTTTTATAAGTTTACATGGTGCATACCAAAGTTCCATAAGGCTAGAAACTTTAACCTTTATGCTGGTTTTTATCTCGGAAATAAATTGTGGAATCAGCTTGACAGTCTGAGAATACGAGTTGCCTATAGAGAAGGAACGAGCAATGTCGTTCTGTCCTATATCGATCATGTACAATGCGTTTCTGAATCCACTCTCGCTTATGAACATCCCCTTTGACGGATCTAAGAAACCCACCATGCTGACTCCAGTCAAGATCATTAATCAAGAAGAGagaagatacaaaaattatttgaGATGAAGTAGGTTTACTTGAAGTAGAAGCTAGCTCGAGTGATTTGGATTTGAAATGGAGGAATTGCATGAGCTGAATGTTGAGTGAAAATGGGACGTTTTTGGGGAGAGTAGTGGATCCAACAATTGCGAAATTGGCACCGTTTTGGAACCTTGACCCATCCAAAGAATCCAAGTATGGCCTCAAGAGACTTGTATTCAAACTCTGGCCTGCGGAATCGGCAATCACATTCCCTTGTTAGTGAAACTATTCACCAAATGTAAATGGCTACATTGAGTGAAAAAGGATTTTAATGGATATCAAATTTCCATCAAATCCATTCTTGTTTTTAATAATGCTGACTAGGGCACGGCAAAAAATATGGTACCGGCAATACtaaaccaaatcaaacaaaactAGTTTTATATCCAGAAATCTAAACTTCATTTTCATACGAAAGCCCAATATTCAGGGCCGGCCCGGAGGGCAAGCCACCCAAACTATAGATTAGGGCATCCAATATAATAggacatattttttataaaaatattcgtATTATTacctataaacaaataaatttttgtaatttttttttgttaaaatattatttagaaggcatttttatataaaatgtgttGAACTTTTcaactatatttataaatttgttatatattaaatatattagtaaatttatattttagatgatAATTCAAACTCTAATTAAAATTAGCAACAAAACAgattttcttttggtttcaaTTTATTCTTTTGCATCGTTTtgcataatttttattttattctaatttttctttttgtcttctTTTCTCTTTAACTCTTAATATATAGTTTAGTTTTAATGTTTCAATTTTTTCAACTAATCCTTTACGTAGTAAGAACATATGTTTGTTAGTTCATAGTTTTCGAAATGTGATAAAAGCTTGATAGCTTCACTTTATTacgataatattttttttattgtgtttaCTGATTTTTATGATAGACATATAATGGATGGTTGAAAAAAATGACTGTAGAAATCTAGTGGATAATTttgcataaaaaataaaaaacaaaattaattttaccaataaatatttttatcacaGTTTTATTTCCTAAACAAACTATAGACTTCCATttctatttaataaaaattaaagttgtTTTATACTGTTTTatgattttgataaaatatgtacaaaggtataattttaaattttgattgggGCAGTGGAAAATGTTAGTCCGGCACTGCCAATATTAGAAAATAACTCAATAGAAACTAGATgctgacaaaaataaaagaaactacATTTTCCTGACTAGTTATATGTGTAATATTTGATTCAAAATGGTTGATCAACTTCATTTTAGTCAATGTTAATTTTATCTTACACCATTCACAATGAGGGTATTggataaaatttaaaactgttGAATGACTACAATAGAAGGGTCAAAGAGTTGTGAAATTTTTGTGGATTATTTGTAGTTGAATCTTTTCAACTAATTGACACCTAAAAAATGAGGTCTGTATCAACATGTTACTAGATTATTGGCATTTGAAGTTGCTAGTATTTTTTTCACAACAtagtatttataataaattaatttatcaaattatgtattttacagatttgtttcttattaaatctatactattaaagcagaatccctaCTAGGATTCTGCCCatatttttgaagttatttACAGTGACATGCCATTGCCTTTTTTATATtaacattaattttattaattaaattcgGTCAGCATAATAAACCAATCAGAATGAAGAATATATTAGCCAATAACAATGCAGCAGCATTTATCAGCGTTACCTatgccaaaaaaataaaactgaactccataatataattattaacgTTTGTGTTGAAAGCATATATTCGTAACTATACAAACCATAGAAGCATAATTCTAATATATACAATTATTATTTAACCTTATAAATTTCTGTAACATTTATTGTTTGACTTAGTGCTTATGATATGTTTGACATGTTTGAGAGCAAAGCACTATGAATTTTGTTTTACTAAGATCATGAAATATAAAGTAGTCCAAATGAATTTATAATGTGAATTACGAAATAAAGAATAGCATTCATCattttaagatattttcatttttttttgtttgttaattcaTGAATTTCCTTGGGTAACAAACAAAATCAATAAAGATGGCCAAGAAAATCGTAAAATATCAATTTCAACTTCCTTAATATATGGACACTACGATAGTCTGCGAGTTTAACTTAATTAACTTGGCCAACCATCTCAAttgtatttagaaaaaaatcagaatatctaaaaaatatgtaatatatgtTACCAAAATAATGTCACCCAATTTGCTAATTATTAATATAGGATCCGCAAATATTGATCTCAATAATGATACTAACTATATTTTGATTCAGAAAATCTATCAAGTAAATATACTTTTACCTAAATACCTAATTGTTAGTATTTTAGTCTGACCAAAACTAAACCCACCTAAAACCAAGCGCCaaagtgttttgtttttttatgaatattataaatctatactattaaagcagaatccctaCTAGGATTCTGTCCatatttttgaagttatttACAGTGACATGCCATTGCCTTTTTTATATtaacattaattttattaattaaattcgGTCAGCATAATAAACCAATCAGAATGAAGAATATATTAGCCAATAACAATGCAGCAGCATTTATCAGCGTTACCTatgccaaaaaaataaaactgaactccataatataattattaacgTTTGTGTTGAAAGCATATATTCGTAACTATACAAACCATAGAAGCATAATTCTAATATATACAATCATTATTTAACCTTATAAATTTCTGTAACATTTATTCTTTGACTTAGTGCTTATGATATGTTTGACATGTTTGAGAGCAAAGcactatgaattttttttactaagatCATGAAATATAAAGTAGTCCAAATGAATTTATAATGTGAATTACGAAATAAAGAATAGCATTCATCattttaagatattttcatttttttttgtttgttaattcaTGAATTTCCTTGGGTAACAAACAAAATCAATAAAGATGGCCAAGAAAATCGTAAAATATCAATTTCAACTTCCTTTATATATGGACACTACGATAGTCTGCGAGTTTAACTTAATTAACTTGGCCAACCATCTCAATTGTATTTAGAAAAAATCAGAATAtctaaaaaatatgtaatatatgtTACCAAAATAATGTCACCCAATTTGCTAATTATTAATATAGGATCCGCAAATATTGATCTCAATAATGATACTAACTATATTTTGATTCAGAAAATCTATCAAGTAAATATACTTTTACCTAAATACCtaattgttaatattttagTCTGACCAAAACTAAACCCACCTAAAACCAAGCGCTaaagtgttttgtttttttatgaatattataaatctatactattaaagcagaatccttACTAGGATTCTGCCCatatttttgaagttatttACAGTGACATGCCATTGCCTTTTTTATATtaacattaattttattaattaaattcgGTCAGCATAATAAACCAATCAGAATGAAGAATATATTAGCCAATAACAATGCAGCAGCATTTATCAGCGTTACCTatgccaaaaaaataaaactgaactccataatataattattaacgTTTGTGTTGAAAGCATATATTCGTAACTATACAAACCATAGAAGCATAATTCTAATATATACAATTATTATTTAACCTTATAAATTTCTGTAACATTTATTGTTTGACTTAGTGCTTATGATATGTTTGACATGTTTGAGAGCAAAGCACTATGAATTTTGTTTTACTAAGATCATGAAATATAAAGTAGTCCAAATGAATTTATAATGTGAATTACGAAATAAAGAATAGCATTCATCattttaagatattttcatttttttttgtttgttaattcaTGAATTTCCTTGGGTAACAAACAAAATCAATAAAGATGGCCAAGAAAATCGTAAAATATCAATTTCAACTTCCTTAATATATGGACACTACGATAGTCTGCGAGTTTAACTTAATTAACTTGGCCAACCATCTCAAttgtatttagaaaaaaatcagaatatctaaaaaatatgtaatatattttaccAAAATAATGTCACCCAATTTGCTAATTATTAATATAGGATCCGCAAATATTGATCTCAATAATGATACTAACTATATTTTGATTCAGAAAATCTATCAAGTAAATATACTTTTACCTAAATACCTAATTGTTAGTATTTTAGTCTGACCAAAACTAAACCCACCTAAAACCAAGCGCTaaagtgttttgtttttttatgaatattatAAATCCATTTTAAATCCATAATAATTGaagttttattataatttatattttatgacttaattaaaatatgtataatgaAAAACTTAAATGCTTatgaaatctaaaatataatagtttattaaaaattaaaatataattatatttattgattAGAATTTAGAagtatacaattttaaaatctttgaacAAAATTAATAAGCATTTTGGAAACATGAACAATCATttataaagtaatataataaaaataggacatttttataaacaaacataaaatatatgcaAAATTATAATAGTAAAGAAAGAGgataatttattgaaattgactataaacaaacataaaatctatgaaaatattaagttagacaaatattatcaattttaaatgaaatttaaaaaaagaaacgatcccgcgctttgaaagcgcgggtcaaaatctagtactatTTTATTACTTGTCTTTGTCTTGTATTGAACATATTTTTAtctcatataaaattattagtaataCAATAAGTAACTAATTATATgaagtttaattatttttatgtcaattttatattatttatgtacattaatatttaataatttctgTCCCGCAgttcaaaaaaattatctatattattaaaacataaatacaatATTGAACTAACCCTTAAACTAACAGTTTAGCTACGCCACTACAAACTAACTAATCCTAATTTTCAGCATTAGTTAATCTTAACAAAATCTtccttataaatataaaatcaaataattttataaatatggtCAGCATTAATGATTGCTCAAATAACAAAATatcttaacaaaaaaattcctaaagtaaacaattaattaattttacctgtaataaattgtatatatataaattaatactaataatatgatataaaatcaatataaaatattttttaccagttcataaatattaaaacatatcaATTTTTCGGACAGggaaaattgattttttaagtaaaaaaaatcaatttttcctGTCCAAAAATAAGTAGTCTATTTATCTTATATTATCAACTATTTTAACatcaaaactagattttgacccgcgcttgaaagcgggggtttgattttgttttgcttttcataattatgaaatttagggtttgaatcatataattttgaagATTATATCACTAATATATAGGTCATTTGCATAAGCACAATTAATTTGTATGAAATTTTATCACGCGTTTGCGTTTTTGAAGTTTGTTCGAAATTTGTTTGAAGATTCATTTGTGTGTAAAAATAGTATAACAATTTGAAACTGGTATAAATATAGTGTTATTAGTAACGAtttatgttacatttaattgtatgtatattaaCAATCAAACTACCAATTATAAAACCAagtattagaatattttttaatttttttttaaaaaagtatctataatataaatctaaactACAATTTCCTATTTTATAAAAGTATCAGAGAGACATATGTTCCATTATTAACAGTTAGGTTTTAAAAAGAATGttttattcacatatatttttgtaagttATGTTCTTAAGTATTTGGGATTTTtcctattttaaatttaatgtggGTCTCAATTTAATTATCTTAAAATTTTTGGTCTTATTAATTTGGGTTTATCTGTGTTAGAAATTAATTTTGTAGTCGATGGTACTATGATCCTTGTGGGTGAAATGAATATTTAGATGTTTTTAAAAATGGGGGAAATGAATATTTTGATAAGATTATGTTATAATAGGTTGtgctttggttttggttcatgtaatttattttgtttggatAGGATGGTTTAGCAATCTATTTAAAGGgttaagaataaataataatgtatcAAATTTGATAGTTAGAGTAAAAATCGCTTATTTATAGTATAAAATATCTTGTCACATATTGTTATAATATAAAGGAGaagtccaaaaaaataaaaaaagtaaaaagtccaaacaacctttttaagtagatttattaaaattccttctcttttaatagtattgatatgcTTTTAGTTGCAATTGAACCAGAATCTAAACAACAAACCAAAACTGAACTAATCTTATTCTTAATTGTATTTCTATAAAcgtggaaaaaaaaacaaataaactgaACCGTAAACCAGACGGACTAGAGAGATGATTTTCTCTCTACCTTCCTTGTTCCCaatcttaatctttcacaaggAGTAGAGATTAGAGAGTTGTCCAGATCGTGAATAAAGATTAGAGAGTTATCCAGATCGGTTTTTTGGTTCCGGCGTCGCACCTTTCTCTTCGATGGTGTTCGGCCGACTTTGTCTCCGGATAGCGGTGGTTCGTTTAACACTAGCTTCGCCGGCTTTTGTCTCCGGGAGGTGGTGGCTTCTTTGGCACTGCTTTCGCCGGATTTTTATCGGGGTTCTCCCGCTCCTCTCTGATATGCGGTTCTGTGCTTCTTTATTCTCCTGCCTCTCTTTCTGATTCTCTGATGGTAAATTGGAGGGTTTCGATCGATTGTAGGCGGTTAATCATGTTGTCGATCTCGCAGATCCACCAGTCTTTGATGACTTATCGGCATGAGCTTTCCGGTGGCTGTTCGGTTTGACCGTTTCGTCTAGGGTTTGCCTCGCCGTCGATACGTCATGTCGCTTTGCTGGTTTCCGGAGGAAGAAGGTTGATTCTTGTCGAGACACGTGTCCATTGATCGCCGGGCGATCGAATACGTGGACATGTGAGTCGACTTTTCTACGACGGGTTTCGCTTTGGGCTGTTGAACCATAGTGTTATGTTAAGTTTGGACCTGTTCGTTGGACCtttgtttgttgtttgtttgGGCTAGGTCCAGTTGGACCTTGTACctttacttttaataaaaatctagtggaaaaaaaaaaaacaagacggACTATGGCATCACTTTACGTGACCAAAGTTAGATACAAAGGGTCAAACTAATTAATTCACTTTCTAACATGTTCTACATGGGACCTACCTACTTTGTCCTACTACATTTCAATGACCGAATATGTTTATCGAAACACACATGCGATCACCGACACTTATGTATCAACGTGATCGGAGCCGTACATTTTAGATGCAAACGGACGGTGGATCTGACACAATCACTACCAACACAGAGACAGAGTCTTTGTTTGTTTTACTTACAGAGGAAATCGATGAGAAGACGTCCGTCGCACAAACGTCCCGTGGATCGCCGAAAAAATGAGCGCCCGTTAGGGAGGCCAACGAGGTAACCGAGTCCAGCAACGAGTCCGCCCGTGTCAGAATTAGAATCTCCGAAGTTAAAAATCACTGGCGGAGCTTGACAACCTGCTGCGGCTGTTGCAGAGGGATGCCGGTGACTAAGAACAGCCAGTGAAATGAATAtaacaaagaagaaggagaatgaATCGGAGTGGGGAAGAAGAGTTGCCATTGGAGAGACCTTTGATAGTGTGGAGAGAGTTTACGTCGATAGCTTTTATATTCAGGAGTAACTGGGACgatgaatatatttttgaagaatTTTTATGGGTGAATTAGCAATGTGTAATATACGCATAGAATGTAACTGGATTGTATTATTAGAGTCAAGGGTGGTCCTGAGCGAATCGAACATAGATcctccaaattttttaaaaaattacatacaaaaatcccccaaatttgtaaaagaaatttttttagaaaaccttCATTATTTAAACTGTTTTAGGCTCTGCTCTGGTTACTATTTAAATGGAAGAAAACATAGACGCatgtttattttacattttgctAAAGTAAAagtgtttctttttttccacCAATTTTTTCcacttttttcttttactatagTTTACTCTAAAATTACCTATCAAATctataaaatcgaaaataagtaaaaaaacaaGTAAAGATTTATTTGTAAAGATTTTATTGGAAGCTTTGTCAATTTGTTACGAAAATGGacaaaaattctttttataCATAACTATGTATATGATGCA is part of the Brassica rapa cultivar Chiifu-401-42 chromosome A09, CAAS_Brap_v3.01, whole genome shotgun sequence genome and harbors:
- the LOC103838668 gene encoding GDSL esterase/lipase LIP-4, producing the protein MATLLPHSDSFSFFFVIFISLAVLSHRHPSATAAAGCQAPPVIFNFGDSNSDTGGLVAGLGYLVGLPNGRSFFRRSTGRLCDGRLLIDFLCQSLNTSLLRPYLDSLDGSRFQNGANFAIVGSTTLPKNVPFSLNIQLMQFLHFKSKSLELASTSNPSKGMFISESGFRNALYMIDIGQNDIARSFSIGNSYSQTVKLIPQFISEIKTSIKRLYDEGGRRFWIHNTGPLGCLPQKLSMAQSKDLDQHGCLASYNAAAKLFNQMLDHMCERLRIELRDATIIYIDIYAIKYSLIANSKAYGFERPLMACCGYGGSPYNYNAKITCAHRGANVCDKGSRFVSWDGIHYTETANAIVAMKVLSMQYSKPKAPFDFFCRR